A window from Gemmatimonadaceae bacterium encodes these proteins:
- a CDS encoding TonB-dependent receptor: MTPRRLLFLLALACGSLLPARVLSAQTDVVRGRIIGPDSLPVERANVTVTSLSGNVSRNARTDKNGRFTVTFPGDEGDYMVTIGALGFASKRFEVKRTNDQEILVADARLQRVATELDAVKVNAQRQRVGRDNGLPDIGGSERVINSNAVSADQMGDLAALAASMPGVQMIPGADGAPNGFSVLGVGADQNSTTLNGMNFGGSSLPRDANVITSVITTPYDVSRGGFSGGQLSVRTRSGNNYVIRASSVNFDSPSMQWTDPAAQALGQRYQNVSVGGLFSGPFQPDKSFYSVSYQAGRRTQGIQSLLNTGPLGLRAAGIANDSVSRLLGILNRSHIPSTVGGIPGERLGDQAQLLGTFDFTPPSSTTGQAFNLMVNGSWSRQDPSGISPMELPSHSGERSNYFGMISGKHSGYFGFLLSETSFGYSQMGLNGNPFVDLPNGTVRVNSTFADAPQSVQTVSFGGNPGMNLSFGTKSGQLRNQLGWFSENNKHSLKLTTELRADRYSQNLTSNQLGTFSFLSLADLDADRPSSFTRQLSQSARTTGLNIASVALGDSYRPGDNLQLQYGLRADGTRFTSDPTLNQTVEQVFGARNDHVPNKIYLSPRFGFSYAYGEAPQIAAFQGAIRGPRANVRGGIGIIQGLPNTQTLGTALDNTGLPTGAQQLVCVGQAAPTPDWAAYAASEAAVPTRCADGTTGTVLSSTAPNVTLFDRNYAAPRALRSNLQWTGMSLDNRFATMVDFTYSLNMNQPSTYDLNFNPSSQFALANEGGRPVYARASSIVAQTGAIGAGEARVSPVFSHVGQLRSDMKSETKQLSVGLRPFNFSSNYSWSLSYVYMNAREQYRGFSSTSGDPLDVAWGRSSFDSRHQIVYSLTYNAFNMIQLGWYGTIRSGTPYTPIVLGDINGDGYSNDRAFIFDPSHTADTALASGMRSLLASGSGSARDCLARQIGRIAERNSCQGPWTQTANLSFSLLPLKLRLPQRANLTFQISNPLGAADALLHGDDHLHGWGQVFVPNSQLLSVRGFDPATNQFKYEVNQRFGATALSQSVIRAPVTLTALMRLDVGPARERQDLTLALDRGRSVGGAKIPEQMLRVLYGGGSILNPMAQILRNADTLELSATQADSIAVLNRTYTIKLDSIWTPVTKYLAELPDRYNRDEAYYRYRLARETTVDALIKLAPAIHGLLTRTQLRRLPYNVTQYLDTRYLASVRSGTQGTSLASMMMGGGPMAAMGGGGGGPTVIMMKTGNP, translated from the coding sequence ATGACTCCTCGCCGCCTGCTATTTCTGCTGGCGCTGGCCTGCGGCTCCCTGCTGCCCGCGCGTGTGCTTTCGGCTCAAACCGACGTTGTGCGCGGCCGAATCATTGGCCCCGATAGCCTGCCTGTCGAGCGGGCGAACGTCACCGTCACCAGCTTGAGCGGGAACGTGTCGCGCAACGCGCGCACGGACAAGAACGGCCGCTTCACCGTCACCTTCCCGGGCGATGAAGGCGACTACATGGTGACGATCGGCGCGCTGGGCTTCGCGAGCAAACGCTTCGAGGTGAAGCGCACGAACGATCAGGAGATTCTCGTCGCCGATGCGCGCCTGCAGCGTGTCGCCACCGAGCTCGATGCGGTGAAGGTCAACGCGCAGCGCCAACGGGTCGGACGAGACAACGGCTTGCCCGACATCGGCGGCAGCGAGCGCGTGATCAACTCGAACGCCGTCTCCGCCGACCAGATGGGCGATCTCGCCGCGCTGGCCGCGTCGATGCCGGGAGTGCAGATGATCCCCGGCGCCGACGGCGCTCCGAACGGCTTCTCGGTGCTTGGCGTCGGCGCGGACCAGAATTCGACCACGCTCAACGGCATGAACTTCGGCGGATCGAGCCTGCCGCGCGACGCGAACGTCATCACCTCGGTGATCACCACGCCGTACGACGTTTCACGCGGTGGATTCAGCGGCGGCCAGCTCAGCGTCCGCACTCGATCCGGCAACAACTACGTCATTCGCGCGTCGAGCGTGAACTTCGATTCGCCGAGCATGCAGTGGACCGACCCCGCGGCGCAGGCGCTCGGGCAGCGCTATCAGAACGTGTCGGTGGGCGGATTGTTCTCGGGTCCCTTCCAGCCCGACAAGTCGTTCTATTCGGTGTCGTATCAGGCCGGACGCCGCACGCAGGGTATTCAGAGTTTGCTCAACACCGGTCCGCTCGGCTTGCGGGCGGCCGGCATCGCGAACGATTCGGTCTCGCGGCTCCTGGGCATTCTGAACCGCTCGCACATTCCGAGCACGGTCGGCGGCATTCCGGGCGAGCGGCTCGGTGATCAGGCACAGCTCCTTGGCACTTTCGACTTCACGCCGCCGTCGTCCACGACCGGCCAGGCGTTCAACCTGATGGTCAATGGCTCGTGGTCGCGCCAGGATCCCTCGGGCATTTCGCCGATGGAGTTGCCGTCGCACAGCGGTGAGCGCAGCAATTACTTCGGCATGATCTCCGGCAAGCACTCCGGCTATTTCGGATTCCTGCTCAGCGAGACGTCGTTCGGATACAGCCAGATGGGCCTCAACGGGAATCCCTTCGTCGATCTCCCGAACGGCACGGTCCGCGTGAACTCGACGTTCGCCGACGCGCCGCAGAGCGTGCAGACGGTGTCGTTCGGCGGCAATCCCGGCATGAACCTGTCGTTCGGCACGAAGAGCGGGCAGCTGCGGAACCAGCTCGGCTGGTTCAGTGAGAACAACAAGCACAGCCTCAAGCTCACAACGGAGCTTCGCGCCGATCGATACTCGCAAAACCTGACGAGCAATCAACTCGGCACATTCTCGTTTTTGTCGCTCGCCGATCTCGATGCGGACCGGCCGTCGTCGTTCACGCGCCAGCTCTCGCAGTCGGCGCGAACGACAGGGCTCAACATCGCGAGCGTCGCACTCGGCGACTCGTATCGTCCGGGCGACAATCTGCAACTGCAGTACGGCTTGCGCGCGGACGGCACACGCTTCACGAGCGATCCGACGCTCAACCAGACGGTCGAGCAAGTGTTTGGCGCGCGCAACGATCACGTGCCGAACAAGATCTACTTGAGCCCGCGCTTCGGCTTCTCGTACGCGTACGGCGAGGCGCCGCAGATCGCCGCATTCCAGGGCGCCATTCGCGGCCCGCGCGCCAACGTGCGCGGCGGCATCGGCATCATTCAGGGTCTGCCGAACACGCAAACGCTGGGCACGGCGCTCGACAACACCGGCCTGCCGACCGGCGCGCAGCAGCTCGTGTGCGTCGGGCAAGCGGCACCGACGCCCGACTGGGCCGCGTACGCCGCGAGCGAAGCGGCCGTTCCCACGCGGTGCGCCGACGGCACCACCGGTACCGTGCTCTCGAGCACGGCGCCGAACGTCACGCTGTTCGATCGCAACTACGCCGCGCCGCGCGCGCTGCGGTCCAATCTGCAGTGGACCGGGATGTCGCTCGACAACCGGTTCGCGACGATGGTGGACTTCACGTACTCGCTCAATATGAATCAACCGAGTACGTATGATCTGAACTTCAATCCGTCGTCGCAGTTCGCGCTTGCGAACGAAGGCGGCCGGCCGGTGTACGCGCGTGCGTCGAGCATCGTCGCGCAGACGGGCGCGATTGGCGCGGGCGAAGCGCGCGTATCGCCGGTCTTCTCGCACGTCGGTCAACTTCGCTCGGACATGAAGTCGGAAACGAAGCAGCTGAGCGTGGGTCTTCGCCCGTTCAACTTCAGTTCCAACTACTCGTGGAGCCTGTCGTACGTCTATATGAATGCGCGCGAGCAGTATCGCGGCTTCTCGAGCACGTCGGGCGATCCGCTGGACGTTGCGTGGGGCCGTTCGTCGTTCGATTCGCGCCATCAGATCGTCTATTCGCTGACGTACAACGCGTTCAACATGATTCAGCTTGGCTGGTACGGCACCATTCGTTCCGGTACGCCATACACGCCGATCGTGCTGGGCGACATCAACGGCGACGGCTACTCGAACGATCGGGCGTTCATTTTCGATCCCTCGCACACGGCCGACACCGCGCTTGCCTCGGGCATGCGCTCGCTGCTCGCGTCGGGCTCAGGATCGGCACGCGACTGCCTGGCCCGTCAGATCGGACGCATTGCGGAGCGCAACAGCTGCCAGGGTCCGTGGACACAGACCGCCAACTTGAGCTTCTCGCTCTTGCCGCTCAAGCTGCGCCTGCCGCAGCGCGCCAACCTCACATTCCAGATCTCTAATCCACTCGGCGCCGCCGACGCGCTCCTGCATGGCGACGACCATCTGCACGGCTGGGGACAGGTGTTCGTGCCGAACAGCCAGCTCTTGTCGGTGCGGGGCTTCGATCCGGCAACGAATCAGTTCAAGTACGAGGTGAACCAGCGGTTCGGCGCGACCGCGTTGTCACAGAGTGTGATTCGCGCCCCCGTCACGCTGACGGCACTCATGCGGTTGGACGTCGGGCCGGCGCGCGAGCGTCAGGACCTGACGCTGGCGCTCGACCGCGGCCGCAGTGTCGGTGGCGCCAAGATCCCCGAGCAGATGCTGCGCGTGCTGTACGGCGGCGGCAGCATCCTCAATCCGATGGCGCAGATTCTTCGGAACGCCGACACGCTCGAGCTGAGCGCGACGCAGGCTGACAGCATCGCGGTGCTCAATCGCACCTATACCATCAAGCTCGATTCCATCTGGACGCCGGTCACGAAGTATCTGGCCGAGCTGCCGGACCGGTACAACCGCGACGAGGCGTACTATCGGTATCGTCTCGCGCGCGAGACGACGGTGGACGCCCTGATCAAGCTGGCGCCGGCGATTCACGGCTTGCTGACGCGGACGCAGCTGCGCCGGCTGCCGTACAACGTGACGCAGTATCTGGACACGCGATACCTGGCGTCGGTGCGTTCCGGCACGCAGGGGACGAGCCTGGCCTCGATGATGATGGGCGGCGGCCCGATGGCCGCGATGGGCGGTGGCGGCGGCGGCCCGACCGTGATCATGATGAAGACCGGCAATCCGTAG